The Heterodontus francisci isolate sHetFra1 chromosome 43, sHetFra1.hap1, whole genome shotgun sequence genome window below encodes:
- the farsa gene encoding phenylalanine--tRNA ligase alpha subunit, with the protein MAEPALLEELLLWLQEAERGADSGELATRLGLDHQLVVGAVKSLQTLGDVIEAELRSSKHWELTDEGKEIVEQGSHEARIYDAIPPNGITQSELMKLPSGKVGFNKAMSNKWIRLDKSAEGGPRIYKATDCIEDAVKNKLLLVQQKKESSLDEKEKNEMKKRKLLSEVTVKTYWITKGSSFSTTVVKQDTELTPEMIANGSWREKKFKPYNFDAMGIVPECGHLHPLMKVRTQFRQIFLEMGFTEMPTNNFIESSFWNFDSLFQPQQHPARDQHDTFFLSEPAIATTFPMDYLERVKRVHSEGGYGSQGYKYDWKIEEAQKNILRTHTTAVSARMLYKLAQKEVFTPVKYFSIDRVFRNETLDATHLAEFHQIEGVVADYDLTLGDLMGVLQQFFNKLGITKLRYKPAFNPYTEPSMEIFSYHEGLKKWVEVGNSGVFRPEMLLPMGLPENVTVIAWGLSLERPTMIKYGINNIRELVGHKVNLQMVYDSPVCRLDS; encoded by the exons ATGGCGGAGCCGGCGCTGCTCGAGGAGTTACTGCTGTGGTTGCAGGAGGCGGAGAGAGGTGCCGACAGCGGTGAGCTGGCCACCCGCCTGGGCCTCGATCACCAGCTGGTGGTGGGGGCCGTCAAGAGCCTGCAGACACTGGGCGAC GTGATTGAGGCAGAGCTGCGATCCAGCAAGCACTGGGAGTTGACTGACGAAGGGAAAGAGATTGTGGAACAAGGTAGTCATGAAGCACGAATCTACGATGCCATTCCACCGAACGGAATTACTCAGAGTGAGCTGATG AAACTCCCAAGTGGAAAAGTGGGATTCAATAAGGCCATGTCTAATAAGTGGATCCGCCTAGACAAGAGTGCTGAAGGGGGACCTCGGATCTACAAGGCT ACTGATTGTATTGAAGATGCTGTCAAAAACAAGTTGCTGCTGGTCCAGCAGAAGAAGGAGAGCAGCCTGGACGAGAAGGAGAAGAATGAAATGAAAAAGAGGAAGCTGCTCAGTGAGGT GACTGTGAAGACCTACTGGATCACCAAAGGAAGCTCGTTCAGCACCACAGTGGTTAAACAGGATACTGAGCTTACCCCAGAGATGATAGCCAA TGGCTCGTGGCGAGAGAAGAAGTTCAAGCCGTACAACTTTGACGCCATGGGCATAGTTCCAGAGTGTGGCCACCTGCATCCCTTGATGAAAGTCCGAACGCAATTCCGACAGATATTCCTGGAAATGGG TTTCACAGAGATGCCAACCAATAACTTCATTGAGAGTTCGTTCTGGAACTTTGACTCCCTCTTCCAACCGCAGCAACACCCAGCACGAGACCAACATGACACATTTTTCCTGTCTG AGCCAGCCATTGCAACAACCTTTCCAATGGATTACCTTGAAAGAGTAAAGAGAGTCCATTCAGAGGGAGGATATGGGTCCCAGGG GTACAAATATGACTGGAAGATTGAAGAAGCACAGAAGAATATCTTGCGAACACACACAACAGCTGTCAGTGCACGGATGCTATACAAACTTGCCCAAAAG GAAGTCTTCACACCTGTGAAATATTTCTCCATTGACCGAGTCTTCCGTAATGAAACACTGGACGCCACTCACTTGGCAGAATTTCACCAGATTGAAGGGGTGGTAGCAGATTACGATCTGACCCTGGGCGACTTGATGGGTGTTCTCCAGCAGTTCTTTAATAAGCTAG GTATAACCAAACTGCGTTATAAACCTGCCTTCAACCCCTACACCGAGCCAAGTATGGAGATCTTCAGCTATCATGAAG GATTAAAGAAGTGGGTAGAGGTTGGAAATTCTGGTGTTTTCCGCCCTGAGATGCTGCTGCCAATGGGTCTGCCGGAAAATGTGACCGTGATTGCATGGGGCCTCTCTCTCGAGCG